Proteins from a single region of Crassaminicella profunda:
- a CDS encoding cold-shock protein, which yields MKTGTVKWFNSEKGYGFISVEGGDDVFVHFSAIQGDGFKSLEEGQQVEFEITDGNRGPQASNVTKL from the coding sequence ATGAAAACAGGTACAGTTAAATGGTTTAACTCAGAAAAAGGTTATGGATTTATCTCAGTAGAAGGTGGAGATGACGTATTCGTACATTTCTCTGCAATCCAAGGAGACGGATTCAAAAGTTTAGAAGAAGGTCAACAAGTTGAATTCGAAATTACTGATGGAAACAGAGGACCTCAAGCTAGCAACGTAACTAAACTTTAA
- a CDS encoding ABC transporter permease, protein MKDFRSLKVLDKFRFVFEKSGVNYKVMRKILQLKLIMDMRRVPTAMNNQNKDDDQDKNLFMKSLWGYGFVGLIIMFTMISPLSLFVKLNFCFGMMMFMIMTIMISDFSSVLLDIKDKNILLTKPIDPKTMNIAKVLHIFIYLFMITMSMAGPSFVAGVIKYGFLFGVLFFVNLIFIAGFIVFLSSLLYCFILHFFDGEKLKDIITYFQIILSITMTIGYQFIGRMFHIFKNDMVFTPKWWTYFIPTAWFSAPFELFINHNYAKHNIYLSILCILVPIVALIIHIKMVIPYFEKNLSKLNQYKAKNAKYYEIKGRIHKKIARIFCFEKMENIFFRFTQNMLSNERTLKLKIYPNIAFAAIFPLIIIGRDFFDGNSMATIKDEMAENKLYLFIYLTVQMMSSSVLMLNTSEKYKGVWIYKILPIKNYAHIYKGAWKGFLLKYHIPVLLFVSFIFSLFYGYKIIIDLILILLNMLLISILVFRNSSKELPFSKDFKHVQENSLGTFFFAAFICGVLAGIHFLVRNSSYGRMIYLGVVFILNVFLWKKSFQKQSINLT, encoded by the coding sequence ATGAAAGATTTCAGATCCTTAAAAGTTTTAGATAAATTTCGGTTTGTTTTTGAGAAATCAGGAGTAAATTATAAAGTTATGAGAAAAATATTACAACTAAAATTAATTATGGACATGAGAAGAGTGCCTACAGCCATGAATAATCAAAACAAAGATGATGATCAGGACAAGAATTTGTTTATGAAGTCTTTGTGGGGATATGGGTTTGTTGGTTTGATTATTATGTTTACCATGATCTCTCCTTTATCATTATTTGTAAAGCTAAACTTTTGTTTTGGGATGATGATGTTTATGATTATGACCATTATGATTTCAGACTTTTCATCCGTGTTACTAGATATAAAGGATAAAAATATCTTATTGACAAAGCCTATAGATCCAAAGACTATGAATATAGCCAAGGTACTTCATATTTTCATTTATTTATTTATGATTACTATGAGTATGGCAGGACCTTCTTTTGTAGCAGGGGTAATAAAATACGGATTCTTGTTTGGTGTTTTATTTTTCGTGAATTTAATATTCATTGCAGGTTTTATCGTTTTTCTATCTTCTTTGTTATATTGTTTTATTCTTCATTTTTTTGATGGAGAAAAGTTAAAGGATATAATTACCTATTTTCAAATTATATTGTCTATTACCATGACCATTGGTTATCAGTTTATAGGACGTATGTTTCATATATTTAAAAATGACATGGTTTTCACACCAAAGTGGTGGACGTATTTTATACCTACGGCTTGGTTTTCAGCTCCTTTTGAATTATTTATTAATCATAACTATGCAAAACACAATATTTATTTAAGTATTTTATGTATTTTAGTACCAATAGTAGCTTTAATCATACATATAAAGATGGTGATCCCTTATTTTGAAAAAAATCTTTCTAAATTAAATCAATATAAAGCTAAAAATGCTAAATATTATGAAATAAAAGGAAGAATTCATAAAAAAATAGCAAGAATTTTTTGCTTTGAAAAAATGGAAAATATATTTTTTAGATTTACCCAAAATATGCTTTCAAATGAAAGAACGCTGAAACTAAAAATATATCCTAATATTGCTTTTGCAGCAATTTTTCCATTAATTATCATTGGAAGAGATTTTTTTGATGGTAATTCTATGGCAACAATTAAGGATGAGATGGCTGAGAATAAATTATATTTGTTTATCTATTTGACAGTACAGATGATGTCTAGTTCTGTTTTGATGCTCAACACAAGTGAAAAGTACAAAGGTGTGTGGATTTATAAGATCTTACCTATAAAAAATTATGCGCATATATATAAGGGAGCATGGAAAGGTTTTCTGCTTAAGTATCATATTCCTGTTTTGCTATTTGTAAGTTTTATATTTTCATTATTTTATGGGTATAAAATTATAATTGATTTGATTTTGATTTTACTAAATATGCTTTTAATCAGCATATTGGTTTTTAGAAATTCATCAAAGGAACTTCCATTTAGTAAAGATTTTAAACATGTTCAGGAAAATAGCTTAGGGACATTCTTTTTCGCAGCCTTTATCTGTGGGGTTTTAGCAGGGATACATTTTTTAGTGAGAAATTCAAGCTATGGACGAATGATTTATTTAGGAGTGGTATTTATACTCAATGTATTTTTATGGAAGAAAAGTTTTCAAAAACAGTCTATAAATTTAACATAA
- a CDS encoding ABC transporter ATP-binding protein: MEYAPIITINDLRMNYGAGEDILKGINVEIYPGQIIGYIGPNGAGKSTTVKILLGILDNYRGKIEIFGKDISVDKIAYKRRIGYVPETAEIYEHLTAYEYLTFLGEVYGLETEIVEDKAKKMMRIFGIEEHFYSRISSYSKGMKQKLLIIASLLHDPDILFLDEPLSGLDANSVMVFKEILSKLAAQGKTIFYSSHIMEVVEKISHRILLLNNGQIVADGTFEELKEKSMEGSLEEIFNQLTGFHKHKEIADEFIKILKEV; the protein is encoded by the coding sequence ATGGAATATGCACCCATTATTACAATAAATGATTTAAGAATGAATTATGGAGCAGGAGAAGACATATTAAAGGGAATCAATGTGGAAATCTACCCAGGTCAGATCATAGGATATATTGGACCAAATGGGGCTGGGAAAAGTACTACAGTAAAAATTCTTCTTGGCATATTAGATAACTATAGAGGAAAAATAGAGATTTTCGGAAAAGATATTTCAGTGGATAAAATAGCCTATAAAAGAAGAATTGGTTATGTACCAGAAACTGCTGAAATATATGAGCATTTAACGGCCTATGAATACCTTACTTTTTTAGGAGAAGTTTATGGGTTGGAGACAGAAATTGTAGAAGATAAAGCAAAAAAGATGATGCGTATATTTGGAATAGAAGAACATTTTTATAGTAGAATTTCTTCTTATTCAAAGGGAATGAAGCAAAAGCTATTGATTATAGCAAGTTTACTCCATGATCCTGATATATTGTTTTTAGATGAACCTTTAAGTGGTTTAGATGCAAATAGCGTAATGGTTTTTAAAGAAATCTTATCCAAACTTGCTGCACAAGGGAAAACAATTTTTTATTCTTCTCATATTATGGAAGTTGTAGAAAAAATAAGCCATCGCATACTGCTTCTGAATAATGGTCAAATTGTTGCAGATGGAACTTTTGAGGAATTAAAGGAAAAAAGCATGGAAGGATCTCTAGAAGAAATCTTTAATCAATTGACAGGATTTCATAAACACAAGGAGATTGCAGATGAATTTATCAAAATTCTTAAGGAGGTGTAA
- a CDS encoding DEAD/DEAH box helicase: MEKIRFEDLECSKEIKQAVKDMGFEETTPIQGLAIPLVFEGRDVVGQAQTGTGKTAAFGIPAIDKVSPDKKETQALILCPTRELAVQVSEELSKLGRYKKRINILPVFGGQSIDRQIKGLQKGAQIVIGTPGRVMDHIRRKTLKLDNLEMFILDEADEMLNMGFREDIETILQSVKKKRQTMLFSATMPRAILEIINEYQDNPEIVKVVHKELTTPNIEQMYIEVKERDKLEVLTRLIDMYNPKLSIVFCNTKKKVDEVTDLLQSRGYLTDKIHGDMKQTLRMNVMNKFKRGDIEILVATDVAARGLDIDNVEYVFNFDVPAHEDYYVHRIGRTGRAGKTGSSFSFVTGRDFYLLKNIMKYTKKKIKQHPIPTIKDIETIKTEAFVDKIKRKIEEGNLQKYIKIVEKLIEDDCPSIEVAAALLKMELAMPEAKEIKAETFKKVRDTGAQEEGMVRMFINIGKNKKIRPKDVVGAIAGETSVKGRNIGVIDIHDDYTFVEVPEQYAEEVLKKMTKNTIKGNPIMIEPATGRKGRRKRKRRK, encoded by the coding sequence ATGGAAAAAATTAGATTCGAAGATTTAGAATGTTCAAAAGAAATCAAACAAGCAGTAAAGGATATGGGATTTGAAGAGACAACACCTATACAAGGATTAGCTATTCCGTTAGTGTTTGAAGGAAGAGATGTAGTAGGACAAGCCCAGACTGGAACCGGAAAAACAGCAGCTTTTGGAATACCTGCTATTGATAAAGTATCACCGGATAAAAAAGAAACCCAAGCACTTATATTATGTCCAACGAGGGAACTAGCTGTACAAGTTTCAGAGGAACTTTCAAAGCTTGGAAGATATAAAAAGAGAATAAATATTTTACCAGTTTTCGGAGGACAATCTATAGATAGACAGATTAAAGGTCTACAAAAAGGCGCACAAATTGTTATTGGAACGCCTGGTAGAGTAATGGATCATATTCGAAGAAAAACTTTAAAGCTTGATAATCTAGAAATGTTTATATTAGATGAAGCAGATGAAATGTTGAATATGGGATTTAGAGAAGATATAGAAACCATTCTACAAAGTGTAAAGAAAAAAAGACAAACAATGCTTTTTTCTGCTACAATGCCTAGAGCTATACTAGAGATTATCAATGAATATCAGGATAATCCTGAAATTGTTAAGGTGGTTCATAAAGAATTAACAACACCAAATATCGAACAAATGTACATAGAAGTAAAGGAAAGAGATAAATTAGAAGTTTTAACAAGATTAATAGATATGTACAATCCAAAGCTTTCTATCGTATTTTGTAATACAAAGAAAAAGGTAGATGAAGTTACAGATCTTTTACAAAGTAGAGGCTACTTAACAGATAAAATCCATGGGGATATGAAGCAAACTTTAAGAATGAATGTAATGAATAAATTTAAGCGTGGAGATATAGAAATTCTAGTTGCTACAGATGTTGCAGCAAGAGGATTAGATATAGATAATGTAGAATATGTATTTAACTTTGATGTTCCAGCTCATGAAGATTATTATGTTCATAGAATCGGTAGAACAGGAAGAGCAGGAAAAACAGGAAGCTCCTTCTCATTTGTAACAGGAAGAGATTTTTATCTTTTGAAAAATATCATGAAATATACCAAGAAAAAAATCAAACAACATCCTATTCCTACTATTAAAGATATTGAAACAATAAAGACAGAGGCATTTGTAGATAAAATTAAAAGAAAAATCGAAGAAGGTAATCTTCAAAAGTATATTAAAATTGTTGAGAAATTAATAGAGGATGATTGTCCTTCCATAGAGGTTGCAGCAGCTCTTCTTAAGATGGAGCTAGCAATGCCAGAGGCTAAGGAAATAAAAGCTGAAACTTTTAAAAAGGTAAGAGATACAGGTGCTCAAGAAGAGGGCATGGTAAGAATGTTTATCAATATTGGTAAGAACAAAAAAATAAGACCTAAGGATGTAGTTGGAGCTATTGCTGGAGAAACAAGCGTTAAAGGAAGAAACATAGGTGTGATTGATATTCATGATGATTATACATTTGTAGAAGTACCGGAACAATACGCAGAAGAAGTACTTAAGAAGATGACTAAAAATACTATAAAAGGTAATCCAATCATGATTGAGCCTGCTACAGGGAGAAAAGGTAGAAGAAAAAGAAAAAGAAGAAAGTAA
- a CDS encoding AfsR/SARP family transcriptional regulator: MAKLEIYMLGNLKIIWDNKPILEKLSNKAAGILCYLAANREKKFSRDKLAAYFWDSSNIDSARYNLRYNLWTLRKIIKKDENGEEIILTNKDTCRINPKTKFYLDIFEMNDILKDIDEKNFKKHKNDLEKVKKLYVGEFLEEFYLKKCIEFNDWTFYEREKTQRKYIDLLHKLSYLYEADDECHRAIDILEEMIMINPLKEELYVQLIKIYIKLGDRNAALNQYERCCTILREELNIGPMESTKKLYEKIKKSNTEFNQFNNLEEKMNPYKIDINFQIALYSKEQFKGIRAGLCKTREKMMINNPCYPLNNVAYYWMSNLVEKLIFSFHKEDLKKLETYYWQDILRIQSRVLSVDESVTINGSLSIKTEKTRIFNGVEQLINMLVKIENIIIMIEDFHYIDGESFEFLKYYLFKNQNVPIELIICGDIKNKKMNELKKYMNLIDSCK, encoded by the coding sequence TTGGCTAAACTAGAAATATATATGCTTGGGAATTTAAAAATAATATGGGATAATAAGCCTATATTAGAAAAACTAAGTAATAAAGCTGCTGGGATTTTATGTTATTTAGCTGCCAATAGAGAAAAAAAGTTTAGTAGAGATAAATTAGCTGCATATTTTTGGGATTCTAGCAATATAGATTCTGCTAGGTATAATTTAAGATATAATCTATGGACCCTTAGAAAAATTATCAAAAAGGATGAGAATGGTGAAGAAATTATATTAACCAATAAAGACACCTGTAGAATTAATCCTAAAACTAAATTTTATTTAGATATTTTTGAGATGAATGATATTTTAAAGGATATAGATGAAAAAAATTTTAAAAAGCATAAAAATGATTTGGAAAAAGTAAAAAAACTGTATGTAGGTGAATTTCTTGAAGAGTTTTATTTAAAAAAATGCATAGAGTTCAATGATTGGACCTTTTATGAGAGAGAAAAAACTCAAAGAAAATATATAGATCTACTTCATAAATTATCATATCTATATGAAGCAGATGATGAATGCCATAGAGCCATTGATATATTAGAAGAAATGATTATGATTAATCCATTAAAAGAGGAACTTTATGTACAACTCATAAAGATTTATATAAAACTAGGAGATAGAAATGCCGCATTAAATCAATATGAAAGATGCTGTACTATTCTAAGAGAAGAATTAAATATCGGACCTATGGAATCCACGAAAAAACTTTATGAAAAAATAAAGAAAAGCAATACAGAATTTAATCAATTTAATAATTTAGAAGAAAAAATGAATCCATATAAAATAGATATAAATTTTCAAATTGCTCTTTATTCAAAAGAACAGTTTAAAGGAATAAGAGCAGGACTATGTAAGACAAGAGAAAAAATGATGATCAATAACCCCTGTTATCCCTTAAATAATGTAGCGTATTATTGGATGTCAAATTTAGTGGAAAAGCTAATTTTTTCTTTTCACAAAGAAGACTTAAAAAAACTAGAAACATATTATTGGCAGGATATTTTAAGAATACAGTCACGGGTGTTAAGCGTTGATGAAAGTGTGACGATTAACGGTTCTTTAAGTATAAAAACTGAAAAAACTAGAATTTTTAATGGCGTAGAACAATTAATCAATATGTTAGTGAAAATTGAAAACATTATCATTATGATTGAAGATTTTCATTATATAGATGGGGAGTCATTTGAGTTTTTAAAATACTATTTATTCAAAAATCAGAATGTACCTATAGAGCTGATTATATGTGGAGATATAAAAAACAAAAAAATGAATGAATTGAAGAAGTATATGAATCTAATAGATTCTTGCAAATAA
- a CDS encoding amidohydrolase, giving the protein MGQVDLLLYNGIIISLEEEKPICNWVMVKMGKVFDLGIGDGYKSYLNQSIDAINLKGKTLVPGFYDSHVHLVQTGLNSLSLDLSHVNSIKEILNCIEEETQKISKGEFIRAIGLDELKIKEKRLPNRYELDLCAPNHPVWINRVEYHTSIVNSLALHKLRIPYDTDGIIRNENHTPSGVLTGRASALVRKQILNKLSNRMRLKGVNHVLENAIEKGVTSLNAMEGGFTFHDKDAEFVYENKDSFPIDVSLFYQTINVKKVLEKGLRRIGGALFLDGSFGSRTAALSEPYFDDASTNGKLYFSQDEINDFILKTYKNDLQVSAHAIGERAIEQILRAHEYAQSIYPGKEHRNRIEHCELPSIDQIRKAKKLGLMLSMQPAYEYFWGSSGQMYEKRLGETRRKKANPFKTILEEGLIIAGGSDSDVTPMNPILGIHAAVNHPVLEHGVSPIDALKMFTINGAYAVFEDHFKGSIKEGKYADFVVLNEDPLKIQKEKIKEIQVLATIKEGNILYENNLRD; this is encoded by the coding sequence ATGGGACAAGTTGATTTACTTTTATATAATGGAATCATTATCAGTTTAGAAGAAGAGAAACCAATATGTAATTGGGTTATGGTAAAGATGGGAAAGGTTTTTGACTTAGGAATAGGAGACGGATACAAGTCTTATTTAAACCAATCAATAGACGCAATAAATTTAAAAGGAAAGACGTTGGTTCCAGGTTTTTATGATAGTCATGTTCATTTAGTCCAAACAGGGCTAAATAGTTTAAGTTTGGATTTAAGTCATGTAAATAGTATAAAAGAGATCTTAAATTGTATAGAGGAAGAGACTCAAAAAATTTCTAAGGGAGAATTTATTCGAGCTATAGGTTTAGATGAACTGAAAATAAAAGAAAAAAGATTGCCTAATAGATATGAACTTGATTTATGTGCGCCAAATCATCCTGTATGGATTAATCGAGTAGAGTACCACACGAGTATAGTCAATTCATTAGCTTTGCACAAGTTAAGAATTCCTTATGATACAGATGGCATTATTAGAAATGAAAATCACACACCATCAGGTGTATTGACAGGAAGAGCGAGTGCTTTAGTAAGAAAACAAATATTAAATAAACTTTCAAATCGCATGAGACTAAAAGGAGTAAATCATGTATTAGAAAATGCCATAGAAAAAGGAGTAACGTCTTTAAATGCTATGGAAGGAGGATTTACCTTCCATGACAAGGATGCTGAATTTGTATATGAAAATAAAGATAGTTTTCCTATTGATGTGAGTCTTTTTTATCAGACAATCAATGTGAAGAAAGTTTTAGAAAAAGGATTAAGAAGAATTGGAGGAGCATTATTTTTAGATGGATCATTTGGTTCTAGAACAGCTGCTTTGTCAGAGCCTTATTTTGATGATGCATCTACAAATGGAAAACTTTACTTTTCCCAGGATGAAATCAATGATTTTATTTTAAAAACTTATAAAAACGATCTTCAAGTTAGTGCTCATGCTATTGGGGAGCGTGCTATTGAACAGATTTTAAGAGCTCATGAATATGCACAAAGCATTTATCCAGGAAAGGAACATAGGAATAGAATTGAACATTGTGAATTGCCTAGTATAGATCAAATAAGAAAGGCAAAGAAATTAGGATTGATGTTATCTATGCAGCCAGCATACGAATATTTTTGGGGAAGTTCAGGACAGATGTATGAAAAAAGATTAGGAGAAACAAGAAGAAAAAAAGCCAATCCTTTTAAAACTATTTTGGAGGAGGGGTTAATCATAGCTGGGGGTTCCGATAGTGATGTGACACCAATGAATCCTATACTTGGCATTCATGCAGCAGTAAATCATCCAGTTTTAGAACATGGTGTTAGTCCTATAGATGCATTAAAAATGTTTACAATTAATGGAGCGTATGCAGTATTTGAAGATCACTTTAAAGGAAGTATTAAAGAAGGGAAATATGCAGATTTTGTTGTTTTAAATGAGGATCCTTTAAAAATACAGAAAGAAAAAATCAAAGAAATACAAGTATTAGCTACAATAAAAGAAGGAAACATTTTGTATGAAAATAATCTTAGAGATTAG
- a CDS encoding M20 family metallopeptidase → MQRQVLDYINEESVVELLTKLIEIHSPYFHEEKVMFFTYEWLKEKKLYPQFHEYEENKITNFKGTNVIGRLKGKEKGPCILLNGHLDTVNVCEGWEKDPLKATREGNKLYGLGALDMKSGCTALLLALEAFKKTVKDFKGEILYSFVSDEEGPYGLGTNATIEDGIVKDADVAIVTEPSSGFCGVDFPCLCLGARGGYNYRVEFKGTAAHAANPEKGNSAILDCAKVMMELKNSEMMKDPKLGKGSTCIIEAGGGGQACSVADTAFFTVFRHIVRGEDKAYLEKELYEAVKRADIKSEVKMIFREGPSHESQGFNPYIVEENQPYVNQIIESIENVCNEKPQIAYFSSIGDFNYLGSRLKVPTFVFGANGGNYHTANEYVEIDSVIKTAHVVYEFLINTLGLN, encoded by the coding sequence ATGCAAAGACAAGTCTTAGATTATATCAATGAGGAAAGCGTAGTTGAATTATTAACAAAGCTTATAGAAATTCATAGTCCATATTTTCATGAAGAAAAAGTCATGTTCTTTACATATGAGTGGCTAAAAGAAAAAAAATTGTATCCACAGTTTCATGAATATGAGGAAAATAAGATTACAAACTTTAAGGGAACAAATGTAATTGGAAGATTAAAGGGAAAAGAAAAAGGACCTTGTATTTTATTGAATGGACATTTAGATACAGTGAATGTTTGTGAAGGATGGGAGAAAGATCCTTTAAAAGCTACTAGAGAAGGAAATAAACTTTATGGATTAGGTGCTTTAGATATGAAATCAGGTTGTACAGCTTTATTATTAGCCCTTGAAGCCTTTAAAAAAACAGTAAAAGATTTTAAAGGAGAAATCCTTTATTCATTTGTATCGGATGAGGAAGGTCCCTATGGTCTGGGAACAAATGCCACAATAGAGGATGGAATTGTTAAAGATGCAGATGTAGCCATTGTAACAGAACCAAGTAGCGGATTTTGTGGTGTTGATTTTCCTTGTCTTTGTCTAGGGGCAAGAGGAGGATATAACTATAGGGTTGAATTTAAAGGAACAGCTGCTCATGCAGCTAATCCTGAAAAAGGAAATAGTGCCATCCTTGATTGTGCAAAAGTTATGATGGAATTAAAAAATTCTGAAATGATGAAAGACCCTAAACTAGGAAAAGGGTCCACTTGTATTATAGAAGCGGGCGGTGGAGGTCAAGCATGTAGTGTGGCAGATACAGCATTCTTTACGGTTTTTAGACATATTGTAAGAGGAGAAGATAAAGCATACCTTGAAAAAGAACTATATGAAGCAGTAAAAAGAGCTGATATAAAGTCAGAAGTAAAAATGATTTTTAGAGAGGGTCCTAGCCATGAAAGCCAAGGATTTAATCCTTATATCGTAGAGGAAAATCAGCCTTATGTCAATCAAATTATAGAGAGTATTGAAAATGTATGTAACGAAAAGCCGCAAATTGCATATTTTTCTAGCATTGGAGATTTTAATTATTTAGGTTCTAGATTAAAAGTACCAACATTTGTGTTTGGAGCTAATGGAGGTAATTATCATACAGCAAATGAGTATGTAGAAATAGATTCTGTTATAAAAACTGCCCATGTAGTATATGAATTTCTAATAAACACCCTTGGACTCAATTAA
- the nhaC gene encoding Na+/H+ antiporter NhaC, translating into MMKEKNMKEKKPSFGGALFVILFLCAAMYVQVFVLHQNWVTHITLILASVVASIVALKAGFTWEDIQEGVIYGCNIAMIPMLILMLVGVLIASWIPAGTIPTLIYYGLKILSPSIFLVTVAFVCSVASISTGSSWTTGATFGVAFMGIGMGLGIPAPITAGAVVSGAIFGDKMSPLSDSTNLAAGVAEANLFDHIRSMVYTTGPAFILSLIIYGIIGMKFTGGSIDTSQIDIILNGLKANYWISPVTLIPPLVVVVLAVRKWSGLAVMVVASILGAVFAMAFQGYGLGEMLSFMNDGFVSSTGIEEIDKLLSRGGLQSMMWTISLGFIALSLGGILEKTKMLEVLLDKISHLVSTTGGLVTTHVLSSIAVNLFSASQYMAVIIPGRMLVPAYKKLNLLPQVCSRTCEDSATVTSPLVPWGLCGVFFTGVLGVQTLDYLPYVFLAFLTPIIAIIYGITGKFMFKEGDIPSMNTYNDQKEESTQ; encoded by the coding sequence ATGATGAAAGAAAAAAATATGAAGGAAAAAAAGCCTAGTTTTGGTGGTGCACTTTTTGTTATTTTATTTCTTTGTGCAGCTATGTATGTACAAGTGTTTGTTTTGCATCAAAACTGGGTAACACACATTACTTTGATTTTAGCATCAGTAGTAGCCTCTATTGTAGCATTAAAGGCTGGATTTACATGGGAGGATATTCAGGAAGGGGTTATATATGGATGTAATATAGCCATGATTCCTATGTTGATTTTAATGCTAGTGGGAGTATTGATTGCATCATGGATTCCAGCAGGAACTATACCAACATTGATTTATTATGGATTAAAGATTTTATCACCATCAATATTTCTTGTTACAGTAGCTTTTGTATGTTCGGTAGCTTCAATTTCTACAGGTAGTAGTTGGACCACTGGAGCAACTTTTGGTGTAGCATTTATGGGAATTGGTATGGGGCTTGGTATTCCTGCACCTATTACAGCAGGAGCTGTTGTTTCAGGAGCTATCTTTGGAGACAAAATGTCGCCTCTTTCGGATTCTACTAATTTAGCAGCAGGTGTAGCAGAGGCAAATCTATTTGATCATATTAGAAGTATGGTTTATACTACAGGACCTGCATTCATTCTGTCACTGATTATTTATGGCATTATTGGTATGAAGTTTACAGGTGGTAGTATTGATACGAGCCAAATAGATATTATTTTAAATGGATTAAAAGCAAATTATTGGATTAGTCCAGTTACTTTGATTCCACCACTTGTTGTGGTAGTTTTAGCTGTAAGAAAATGGTCAGGACTTGCAGTTATGGTTGTTGCATCTATTTTAGGAGCAGTATTTGCAATGGCTTTTCAAGGGTATGGACTTGGAGAGATGTTATCCTTTATGAATGATGGATTTGTTTCATCAACAGGGATTGAAGAAATTGATAAACTACTTAGCCGTGGAGGGCTACAAAGCATGATGTGGACTATATCTTTAGGATTTATAGCATTAAGTCTTGGAGGAATACTTGAAAAAACAAAAATGCTTGAAGTATTATTAGACAAAATTTCTCATCTTGTAAGTACTACTGGAGGATTAGTTACAACTCATGTATTGTCAAGTATTGCAGTAAATCTTTTTTCAGCAAGTCAATATATGGCAGTTATTATTCCAGGAAGAATGTTAGTACCTGCTTATAAGAAACTAAACTTACTACCACAAGTTTGTTCTAGAACTTGTGAAGATTCAGCTACAGTAACATCACCTCTTGTACCTTGGGGACTTTGTGGTGTGTTTTTCACTGGTGTATTGGGCGTACAAACCCTTGATTATTTACCTTATGTGTTCTTAGCATTTTTAACACCAATCATTGCGATTATCTATGGTATTACAGGTAAATTTATGTTCAAAGAAGGAGATATCCCATCTATGAATACTTATAATGATCAAAAGGAAGAAAGCACTCAATAA
- a CDS encoding DMT family transporter gives MKKQTKADLLLILATFFWGSSYILTKFGLHELRPFHLTAMRFIIGFFIAAIGLYPHLKNTNRQTLKYAAIFAIILTMVFVTQAYGILYTTVANAGFLISLTVIMVPIISILFLREKPNSSTLLGVLLAFIGVILLTGIESLQFNIGDGLSLLCALLYAFHILLMERVTKTVDAIALGIWQLGFTGIFNIILALIFETPTLPHTTSTWVVVLFLAIFCTAIAFVVQCYAQQYTSATHTALIFSLEPVFSGSLAVLILHEILTIRGWIGAALLLIGTLASELDVLSLLPKKLPLNKTVPPHN, from the coding sequence ATGAAAAAACAGACGAAAGCTGACCTTCTACTTATTCTAGCTACGTTTTTTTGGGGCAGTTCTTATATACTGACCAAATTCGGGCTCCATGAGCTTAGGCCCTTTCATCTTACTGCTATGCGGTTTATTATTGGGTTTTTTATTGCTGCTATAGGTCTATATCCTCATTTAAAAAATACAAACAGGCAAACATTAAAATATGCAGCAATATTTGCTATAATTCTTACAATGGTTTTTGTCACGCAAGCCTATGGTATTCTGTATACTACTGTAGCCAACGCTGGATTTCTCATAAGCTTGACAGTGATTATGGTTCCCATTATCTCTATTTTATTTTTAAGGGAAAAGCCCAATTCCAGCACTCTACTTGGTGTTCTTTTAGCCTTTATAGGAGTTATTCTCTTGACTGGCATAGAATCTCTACAATTTAATATAGGAGATGGCCTATCTCTCCTATGCGCTCTACTCTATGCTTTTCATATTCTGCTAATGGAACGTGTAACAAAGACAGTGGATGCAATCGCTTTGGGTATCTGGCAACTAGGATTTACAGGGATATTTAATATTATTTTGGCTCTCATATTTGAAACGCCTACACTCCCCCATACAACATCCACATGGGTTGTAGTTCTATTCCTAGCAATTTTTTGTACAGCCATCGCCTTTGTTGTCCAATGCTATGCCCAACAATATACAAGCGCAACCCATACGGCTTTAATTTTTTCATTGGAACCCGTATTTTCAGGATCATTAGCGGTCCTCATTCTACACGAAATATTAACTATACGTGGATGGATTGGTGCTGCACTATTACTTATTGGAACATTAGCTTCAGAACTAGATGTACTCAGCTTACTTCCAAAGAAATTACCCCTTAATAAAACAGTTCCCCCCCACAATTAA